Proteins found in one Oribacterium sp. oral taxon 102 genomic segment:
- a CDS encoding DegT/DnrJ/EryC1/StrS family aminotransferase — MSGKTINVTRASLPPITEYEAMLQEIWDSAWLTNMGRYHETLRAELRRYMGVSDIELFVNGHSALELLLQALELKGEVITTPFSFASTTHAIVRNRLRPVFCDINERDYTLDVEKLEGLITERTAAILPVHVYGNICAVREIQEIADRHGLPVVYDAAHAFGEEYEGRGVGSYGDASMFSFHATKVFHSIEGGAVCCGAPRAALMRKLYELKNFGILGKEEVASVGANGKMNEFAAAMGLCNLRHIAEYIEKRRQIFECYLRLLGGVEGICLPVLNPRTKPNYAYMPVRFRGYRFTRDEIYRNLEREDIHARKYFYPCINDYACYRGEYDVRETPVAKVVSEEILTLPIYPDLEMADVERICRVILDGKA; from the coding sequence ATGAGCGGAAAAACGATCAATGTAACGAGGGCGAGCCTCCCGCCGATTACAGAGTATGAAGCGATGCTGCAGGAGATCTGGGACAGCGCATGGCTGACCAATATGGGCAGGTATCACGAGACACTTCGGGCGGAGCTTCGCCGCTATATGGGGGTTTCGGACATTGAGCTTTTCGTGAACGGACACAGCGCGCTTGAGCTCCTTCTGCAGGCGCTTGAGCTCAAGGGGGAGGTGATCACGACGCCGTTCTCCTTTGCCTCCACGACGCACGCGATCGTGCGGAACAGGCTCCGGCCGGTTTTCTGTGATATCAATGAGCGGGACTATACGCTCGACGTGGAGAAGCTGGAGGGGCTGATCACGGAAAGGACGGCGGCGATCCTCCCGGTGCACGTCTACGGCAACATCTGCGCAGTGCGGGAGATACAGGAGATCGCAGATCGGCACGGGCTGCCGGTCGTCTATGACGCGGCGCACGCCTTCGGGGAGGAGTACGAGGGGAGAGGTGTCGGGAGCTATGGCGACGCATCCATGTTCTCCTTTCACGCGACGAAGGTCTTCCATTCCATCGAGGGCGGCGCGGTGTGCTGCGGCGCGCCCAGAGCGGCGCTGATGCGGAAGCTGTACGAGCTGAAGAACTTCGGGATTCTCGGGAAGGAGGAGGTCGCCTCTGTCGGGGCGAACGGGAAAATGAACGAGTTTGCCGCGGCGATGGGACTCTGTAATCTCCGGCATATCGCGGAATATATCGAGAAGCGGCGGCAGATCTTCGAATGTTATCTCCGGCTCCTCGGCGGGGTCGAGGGCATCTGCCTCCCGGTGCTGAATCCGCGCACGAAGCCAAACTATGCCTATATGCCCGTCCGTTTCCGGGGCTATCGCTTTACGAGGGATGAGATCTACCGGAATCTGGAGCGGGAGGATATCCATGCCCGAAAGTATTTCTATCCCTGCATCAACGATTATGCCTGCTATCGCGGGGAGTATGATGTGCGGGAGACGCCGGTCGCGAAGGTGGTGTCGGAGGAGATTCTGACACTGCCGATCTATCCCGACCTCGAAATGGCGGATGTAGAGCGGATCTGCCGGGTCATTCTGGACGGGAAGGCATAG
- a CDS encoding L,D-transpeptidase: protein MYRFHRTAALLAAAVMALLSPFPSLAAGPGEGLSSSNAPIIAGSGSSSGTTDASGSAGQDASKSADPLAAIRPAMALSHNGDLGQDPVLGLVPLATYHLYDGDGQRVDYGYTHEADSFAYAGGGFNRILLEHQNVGRWYYRTYSANTGWGPWAISGETTPDRGQVQAVMFRVKGYTHKFGELYYRAVLNDGTTTDWARAGQACGVIGGERYIVALKLALWNRTVPFEGAVEKPLANENNEGIVKADGGVGYSTADGHAYTGWAFDEDSNQYYFENGFASTGWKAIEGYNYYFYENGILAKDLEPVMGLQSSYAIRINKATRSFYVLTKDAAGQYTIPYKTFMCTVGPDTPIGSFKIYQQYRWHFMHADCYTQFLSRFNGHFLIHSLLYTKPDLYSFTAANYNYMDQAQSGGCVRLKASDSAWVYNNCKGGTPVTVYADRWDKGPVEKDAIEQAIPLAQNYDPTDPVILSQQSAADAAAAAAAQEAAEQEAANGEVEPNA, encoded by the coding sequence ATGTATCGTTTTCACAGGACAGCTGCGCTGCTTGCCGCCGCTGTCATGGCGCTTCTTTCGCCGTTTCCGTCTCTCGCCGCCGGTCCCGGCGAAGGACTCAGCAGCAGCAACGCACCGATCATCGCAGGCTCCGGCTCTTCCTCCGGCACGACGGACGCTTCCGGCTCCGCAGGGCAGGATGCTTCCAAATCGGCGGACCCGCTGGCTGCGATCCGTCCTGCAATGGCGCTCAGCCATAACGGCGACCTCGGCCAGGATCCGGTTCTCGGTCTCGTGCCGCTCGCGACCTACCACCTCTATGACGGCGACGGACAGCGCGTTGACTATGGCTATACCCACGAGGCAGATTCCTTCGCCTATGCAGGCGGCGGCTTCAACCGCATCCTGCTCGAGCATCAGAACGTCGGGCGCTGGTACTATCGAACCTACTCTGCGAATACCGGCTGGGGGCCGTGGGCAATCAGCGGAGAGACGACGCCGGATCGCGGGCAGGTGCAGGCAGTGATGTTCCGCGTCAAGGGTTATACGCACAAATTCGGCGAGCTCTACTATCGTGCAGTGCTCAATGACGGCACGACGACCGACTGGGCGAGGGCGGGGCAGGCCTGCGGCGTCATCGGCGGCGAGCGCTACATCGTGGCACTGAAGCTCGCGCTCTGGAACCGGACGGTTCCCTTCGAGGGCGCTGTCGAGAAGCCGCTCGCCAACGAGAATAACGAGGGCATCGTAAAGGCAGACGGCGGTGTCGGCTATTCCACCGCAGACGGACACGCCTATACCGGCTGGGCATTCGACGAGGATTCCAATCAGTATTATTTCGAGAACGGCTTCGCCTCCACGGGCTGGAAGGCGATCGAGGGCTACAATTATTACTTCTATGAGAACGGCATACTGGCGAAGGATCTCGAGCCGGTGATGGGGCTGCAGTCCTCCTATGCGATCCGCATCAACAAGGCAACCCGCAGTTTCTACGTCCTCACGAAGGATGCCGCAGGGCAGTATACCATTCCATACAAGACCTTCATGTGTACGGTCGGTCCGGATACCCCGATCGGAAGCTTCAAGATTTACCAGCAGTATCGCTGGCATTTCATGCACGCGGACTGCTATACACAGTTCCTGTCCCGTTTCAACGGGCATTTCCTGATCCACTCCCTGCTGTACACGAAGCCGGATCTCTACAGCTTTACGGCAGCCAACTATAACTATATGGATCAGGCGCAGTCCGGCGGCTGCGTCCGCCTGAAGGCCTCCGACAGCGCATGGGTTTACAACAACTGCAAGGGCGGAACGCCTGTCACGGTTTATGCCGATCGCTGGGACAAGGGCCCGGTGGAGAAGGATGCCATCGAGCAGGCGATCCCGCTGGCGCAGAACTACGATCCGACCGATCCGGTGATCCTGAGCCAGCAGTCCGCGGCAGATGCTGCCGCTGCCGCAGCCGCACAGGAGGCCGCCGAACAGGAAGCGGCGAATGGAGAGGTCGAGCCAAACGCCTGA